GTACATTAGTTGATACTTTAAAGAGAGAAACTTTTGAGGAGTTAGGATTAAGAATCGCTGACGACATTATTCAACCAACCGACATTAAGCAAAGATTTATTTTTAATTCGCAAAAGAAGGAGCGGGCCGGTTGCCACGGCTCCTATCAAGTATTTTTGATTAATGCCACTAATATTAAAAGTGCGATAGTCGGCACCTCGGAGTTAAAGGAAGTTCAGTGGTTAGATCAGGACGCGGTATTGATTTCATTAACCTTTCCTGATTTACGAGAAGTATTTTTACAAGCAATTAAGAATTTATAGTCGTCAAGGTAACAATGCCAAAATTATCCATCATCATACCAGCTTATAATGAAGAGAAAACAATTGATTTGATTTTACAAAAAATTGTTGATTTAGATTTGCTATCATGGTCCAAAGAAATAATTGTTGTTGATGATTGTTCAACTGACCAAACTTGGCAATTATTACAAAGATGGCAAGGTGATATTAAGTTATTACGTTTAGCCAAAAATAGTGGCAAAACCGCGGCTGTCTGTGCTGGTATTAAAGAAGCCAGCGGTGACTACATTGTTATTCAAGACGCCGATCTGGAGTATCATCCGCAAGATCTATTAATCATGATCAAAGAGGTTGATCAATATCAGCGAGCAGTAGTTTATGGCTCACGCCGTTTGGGAGACAAAAGTCATTATAGTTATCTAACTTACTTATGGGGTGCTAATTTGATTACTTGGTTAACAAATATTTTATATCGGCAGAAGTTAACAGACGTAGAAACTTGCTATAAGTTGATACGTATTGATTTATTAAAGCAGATGAATATTGTTTCTCATAATTACGTTTGGGAAAATGAGGTTACCGCTAAATTAGCTAAACAAGGAGTCAAGATAGTAGAGGTACCAATTAGTTATTCACCGCGGAGCAAGGAGGAGGGTAAAAAGATTAATTGGCGACACGGCCTAGAAGCTTTGTGGGCAACTATCAGGTTTAGGTTTTAACATTACTCAATTATTTTATTGCCGTGACTGTGTTGAGAATTATTACCAAGGGCGATTAAAAGAAACTTCGTTTGGGAATTTGTTGATAAAATGGTATAATAATATTGTTCTATGCAAAAAATTAGGAAAGCAGTAATACCAGTGGCCGGCTTAGGAACGAGATTTTTACCAGCTACCAAAGCACAACCCAAAGAAATGCTTACTTTGGTAGATAAGCCGATAATTCAATATATAGTTGAAGAGGCGGTAGCGGCCGGCATTGAACAAATTATTTTTGTTACTTCACAAACCAAACGGGCCATTGAAGATCACTTTGATCGCAATTTTGAATTAGAATATCGTTTACGTCAAAAGGGTAAAAAGGATGATTTGCGGTCAATTACTCAATTATCCGAACTAGCCACCTTTGTTTATATTAGACAAAATACACCAAAAGGATTGGGCCACGCCATTGCTACAGCTGAGCCAGTTATTGGCAATGAACCATTTGCAGTTTTTTTAGGAGACGACATCATAGCTGCCAAAAAGCCAGCCATTAAGCA
This window of the Candidatus Komeilibacteria bacterium CG_4_10_14_0_2_um_filter_37_10 genome carries:
- the galU gene encoding UTP--glucose-1-phosphate uridylyltransferase, with protein sequence MQKIRKAVIPVAGLGTRFLPATKAQPKEMLTLVDKPIIQYIVEEAVAAGIEQIIFVTSQTKRAIEDHFDRNFELEYRLRQKGKKDDLRSITQLSELATFVYIRQNTPKGLGHAIATAEPVIGNEPFAVFLGDDIIAAKKPAIKQLMEVYDKYGAVVLAARKVDKKIVNRYGIIAGHKINEGLYQVDDLVEKPEIAVAPSNIAIGFRYILRPEIFSILKKTKPGRGGEIQITDALREYSKQKPIYALEFAGEYFDCGSKLGFLEATVHFGLQHTSIKKDFKKYLKKIK
- a CDS encoding glycosyl transferase, with amino-acid sequence MPKLSIIIPAYNEEKTIDLILQKIVDLDLLSWSKEIIVVDDCSTDQTWQLLQRWQGDIKLLRLAKNSGKTAAVCAGIKEASGDYIVIQDADLEYHPQDLLIMIKEVDQYQRAVVYGSRRLGDKSHYSYLTYLWGANLITWLTNILYRQKLTDVETCYKLIRIDLLKQMNIVSHNYVWENEVTAKLAKQGVKIVEVPISYSPRSKEEGKKINWRHGLEALWATIRFRF